The proteins below are encoded in one region of Apium graveolens cultivar Ventura chromosome 4, ASM990537v1, whole genome shotgun sequence:
- the LOC141718797 gene encoding uncharacterized protein LOC141718797, translating to MYTGHVHEPTIIFEAIASKDLWIWHSFFALPGSLNDINVLDRSHLFEDLVKGRGPEVRYTINGHEYTMGYYLADGIYPSWPTFVKTISKPLGNKKKFANAQESVRKDDESEFGVLQS from the coding sequence ATGTATACAGGTCATGTTCATGAACCAACTATTATATTTGAAGCAATAGCTTCAAAAGACTTGTGGATTTGGCACTCTTTTTTTGCATTACCAGGATCATTAAATGATATTAATGTATTAGATCGATCTCATCTATTTGAAGATTTGGTGAAAGGTCGTGGACCTGAAGTGAGGTATACCATCAACGGACATGAATATACCATGGGATATTATCTTGCTGATGGTATATATCCGTCTTGGCCAACTTTtgtcaaaacaatttcaaaacctCTGGGTAACAAAAAAAAATTCGCAAATGCACAAGAATCTGTTAGAAAAGATGATGAGAGTGAATTTGGAGTTTTGCAATCTTGA
- the LOC141718798 gene encoding uncharacterized protein LOC141718798 — MNNRVIDRNREEGHARLYRDYYFDTPTYTETYFCQRFRMRRSLFLRIEEALTTHDNYFTQRTDDVGVRGLSSLQKVTAALRMFAYGTAADAVDDYVRIGESTIIESIKRFVKAIVEVFGTEHLR; from the coding sequence ATGAATAATCGTGTGATTGATCGTAATAGGGAAGAAGGTCATGCTAGACTATATCGTGATTATTATTTTGATACACCTACATATACAGAAACATATTTCTGTCAAAGATTTCGGATGCGTAGATCATTGTTTTTACGCATTGAAGAAGCACTTACAACTCATGATAATTATTTTACTCAAAGAACTGATGATGTGGGAGTTCGTGGACTATCATCACTCCAGAAAGTGACAGCTGCACTTAGGATGTTTGCATATGGAACTGCAGCCGACGCTGTAGATGATTATGTTCGAATTGGTGAGAGCACGATAATAGAGAGTATAAAAAGATTTGTTAAAGCAATAGTTGAAGTTTTCGGAACTGAACATTTAAGATGA